CGTCGTCAAGCTGTTTGCCGAACTTGGTCCGCGTTACAACGCTCGTCCGGGCGGCTACCTTCGTATCCTGAAGTGTGGTTTCCGCAATGGCGACAACGCACCGATGGCTTTCGTTGAGCTGGTCGATCGTCCGGAAGTTACCGAAGCTGTGGAAGTGGACGAAGCCGCTGAATAAGCTGTTTTGTTCCCATGAAAAAGGCCGGATATTCCGGCCTTTTTCTTTTTAGTGCTGCAGTATCTTTGAGAGAAATTGTTGTGCTCTTGCGGAGCGTGGAGTGCCGAAAAAGATATCTTTCGGGGCATCTTCAATAATTTTTCCCTGGTCCATGAAGATAACCCGGTGGGCAACCTTGCGTGCGAATCCCATCTCGTGGGTGACGCACATCATCGTCATTCCTTCATGAGCCAACTCGACCATGACGTCGAGTACTTCGTTGATCATCTCAGGGTCCAGCGCTGATGTTGGCTCATCGAAAAGCATGCAAATCGGATCCATGGCCAATGCCCGTGCAATTGCTACGCGCTGTTGCTGGCCGCCAGAAAGTTGGCCCGGGAATTTTTCGGCCTGCACTTTCAGACCGACCCTGTCCAGGAGTTTGAATCCGCGGTCAATGGCCTCGTCTTTTCTTCGGCCGAGAACCTTGGTCTGACCGATGCACAGATTTTCAATAATGCTCATGTGCGGGAAAAGCTCGAAATGCTGGAATACCATCCCGACATGGGCGCGGAGTTTCGAGAGATTCGTCCGTGGATCGCCGACCGACGTTCCATTCACCACAATATCGCCCTGCTGGAACGCCTCCAACCCATTGACGCATTTGATCAGGGTCGATTTACCTGAGCCAGAGGGGCCGCAAACGACGACGACTTCACCTTTGGCAACCGAGGTAGTGCACTCGGAAAGCACCTGGAAGTTGCCATACCACTTTGATACTGAGCGGATATCAATTATCGGGCGTACCTCTTCTGAAGGGTTTTGACGATTCGTGAAATCGAAAAACAGATGACGAAGTAAATTGCGCCGGCAAAAAGCAGCATTTCGACGAGTCGACCGTCGCGGTCCCCTACTTTATAGGTGGTTCCAAAAAAGTCTGACAGGCCGATCACGTAAACGAGCGATGTGTCCTGAAAAAGAATGATTGCCTGGGTCAGAAGCAGTGGGAGCATGTTGCGAAATGCCTGAGGAAGTATGATCAGGCGCATGGTTTGGTTTTGTGTCAGACCCAGGGCTTGCCCTGCGGCAATCTGCCCCTGGGGGATGCTTTGAATGCCGGCACGGATGATTTCGGAGTAATAGGCCGCTTCAAACAAGGCAAAAGCAATCAGTGCCGAAGTCAGGCGAATATCTCCAATTCCTGAGCCGAAAATACTTTTCAATGCCTGGGGAACGATCAGGTAAAACCATAAAATGACCATGACCAGTGGAACCGAGCGGAACAGATTGACGTAGCCTGCGCTGATCCAGGCAATCCAGCGGGTATTGCTCATCCGGAGAACAGCGAGGACTGTTCCCCATAGAATGCCGACGATGATTGCCGTCAGCGTCACTTCAAGGGAAATGAGCATGCCTTTGGCGAGCAGAGGTACAGCGCCGGGGATCGATGACCAATCGAATTCGTACATGTCACTTCCCCCCGATGTAGCCAGGAACCCTGACCCGCATTTCCAATCGTCGCATCAGATACATCACGGTCGCATTGATAAGTACGTACAGCAATGTGACAGCAATGAATGCCTCGTACGGTTGAGCCGTGTAGTCAACGAGCTGTTGAGCTTGGCGTGATAGTTCAATCAAACCAATGGTGGTTGCCACGGCTGAGTTTTTGAAAATATTCAAGAACTCCGAGGTGAGTGGCGGAACAATAATGCGGTACGCAACAGGCAGCAGAATGTAGCGATAAACTTGGGGTAAGGTCAGGCCCATTGCTAGCCCCGCCGCTGTTTGACCTTGAGGAAGCGCATTGATTCCTGAGCGGACTTGTTCGGCAACGCGGGCTGACGTGAACAAGCCAAGGCAGAGCATGGCAGCAAAGAATTGCTGAATCAGTGGATGGGTTTGCTTGAAGGCATTGCCCAGTTCGACTGGCAAAAGTTCTGGCAAGACAAAGTACCAGATGAATAGTTGTACCAGCAGGGGGATGTTGCGGAATATCTCAACGTAGGCGGTGGCAATTCCTGAAAGCCACCGGTTTGGTGCCGTCCTGAGGATGCCGATAATCGAGCCGGCGAGCAGGGCAATCATCCAGGCGCTGAGAGAGAGCAGGATTGTCCATTGAAGACCCTCGCCGAGCCAGGCGAGATAACTGCCTTCTCCGGTGGCGCTCGGCTGGAGAAAGACCTGCCAGTTCCAGTGGTATGACATGGGACAACCTCCGGTGAGTCTGCGGTGCCATTTTCAGGCGCCGCAGACGGTTGACCGCAAGATTTGCTTATTCGAATGCTTTGTCGTTCGGGTTCTTGAAAGCGGCTTTCATTTCATCTGAAAGCGGCATGGCAAGATTCAGGCCTTTGGGGGGAATCGGATTCATGAACCACTTGCTGTAAATCTTCTCGGCCTCACCAGAGGTCATTGCTTTGGTCAGCGCAGCATCAACGACCTTCTTGAACTCGGGATCGTCCTTGCGCAGCATGCAGCCATAAGCCTCCTTCGATTGGGCCGTGCCGGTCACAATCCAGTCGGAGGCACGCTTGGCCTTGGCCATTTCGCCATAGAGCAGGGCATCGTCCATCATGAATGCAACGGCCCGTCCCGTCTCAAGCGTCAGGAATGACTCGCCGTGATCCTTGGCCGAGATGACATTCATCTTCATCTGCTTGTCTTCATTCATCTTGCGCAGCAGGCGTTCGGATGTCGTACCGGCTGTCGTGACGACGTTCTTGCCGGTCAGGTCAGAGAAGTCCTTGATGCCGGAATCCTTCTTGGCCATCAAGCGAGTTCCGATCACAAAAATTGTGGTCGAGAAACCAACCTGCTTTTGGCGTTCAAGATTGTTGGTGGTTGAGCCGCATTCGATATCGATCGTTCCATTCTGAACGAGTGTGATGCGATTCGCCGAAGTGACCGGCATCAACTTGGTATCCAGCTTGCTCAACTTGAGCTGTTCCTTGATCCCTTCAACGGCTTTCAGCATCAGTTCATGCGAATAGCCGATCACCTGCTGCTTGTCGTCGTAATACGAGAAAGGAATGGAGGACTCGCGATGTCCAAGTGTAATGCTGCCCGTTTCCTTGATCTTTTTCAGGGTCGCCGATTCCTGTGCCAGGAGCGGTGTCGAAGCAAAGGCGCCGGCAAGAATTGCAGCAGAAGCTATCTTCATGAAATGCATTTTCGTCTCCATGGGGTGAGTTAAGGGCAATCGATAATCATCAACGAAATATCATCGGCCGCAACGCCTCCTTCGAGGTGGCGGGTCAAGGCTGATTCAATGTGGCTGAAGCGGGTAATCGGTGAGGTGTTGGCCGCCGCGGCGGCCAGTCCTTGTGCGCCGAACTGGATGCCTTCCTTGTTGGCGGCCTCCAGCAGACCGTCGGAACAGAGTACCAGCTGACTTTCCTTTTCCCAGGAAAACTGAACCGGTTTGCATTCGATGAAGTCATTATCGACAATCCCGAGCGCCAGGTTCTCTGAAGGGAAAATCCGGGTAGTCCGCCCCCAGCGGTCAAACATGAAGGCTTCGGGTGTTCCGCCCACCCAGATTTCACCATTTGACTGAACCTCGTCCAGACATAGCAAAGTGGCCGCAACAAACCGGCCAAGCGGCATCGATTCTTTCAGTTGAAGGTTGAGTTCCTGAATGATTTCCTTGACCGAGCGGTTCAGCTTGGTCATGCGGTAAAACAGGGCCAGCACGGGCAGTACGCTGATGGCGGCAGTCAGACCATGCCCTGTGGCATCGGCGAGCAGTGCATAGAAACGTCCTTCAGGCGACCGGCTGGCGGCCACGACGTCACCGCTGAAATTTTCAGCAGGGATGACTTTGTAGTGCAAACGCGAATCCTGCAGCCCTTTGCGGTGGAGTTGTTGCTCCATCAGGCGCATCGCCAGTTGCTGCTCCGACTGGTTCTGGTCGTAATAGGCTTGCAGCAACCCGGCATTTTCACGCAATTTTTGTTGGGCGGCCTTTTGCTCTGAAATGTCGCGTACGACCCCGATGAACATCCGCTTGTTTTCCAGCAGGACTTCCGTAACTCCGAGCGTGACCGGGAAGCGCTCTCCATTTTTGCGAAGCGCTTCTACTTCACGTTCCTGGCCAATGATTTTGGCTGGTTTGCCACCCATGTAATTGCTCAGGTAGCCGTCGTGTTCACTGTGGTACGGCTCAGGCATCAGCATCTTGATGTTCTGACCCAGCAATTCATCCGAGCGCCAGCCGAAAATACGTTCTGCAGCACGGTTGACTGAGGCAATCAGTCCCAACTCATTGATCGTGATGATGGCGTCGATCACATTGTCTGAAATTGCCTGAACGCGGCGCAAGGAATCGATCGACTCCTGCTGCATGCCGAGCGCTCGCTGCATTGAGCGCAACTTGGCTTCAAGAACGACAAAATTGATCGGTTTGGTCAGATAGTCATCTGCGCCGGAATCCAGCCCTTCGACCAGATTTTCGTCACGGTTGAGTGCCGAGAGGAAAATGATCGGTGTCCATCGCTCGGTACTGGTTGCCTTGATGCGCCGAGCTGCTTCGAAGCCATCCATGATCGGCATCATGATGTCCAGCAGGACAATATCCGGGGCATCGTGTTCAAAGCGGTGGACAGCCTCTTCGCCATTTTCTGCAAGAATGACTTCATGCCCGAGTTTTTTCAGGAAAACCTGAAGAATGTGCAGATTGGTCCGGTTGTCATCGACAGCCAGAACTTTCATTTTTGTAAAATTAGCAGCCATGATCGACAGTTGGTTTTAGTTTTCGTTATCGCTACAAGTAATGGTGGCAATCGCAACGTTGCCGCACCCCTGGTACTGGATGCTCGAAAAACTGAGCAGTCGAGCCAGGGCAATACCACGACCATTCGGGTCAAAAGCAC
The sequence above is drawn from the Dechloromonas sp. TW-R-39-2 genome and encodes:
- the gltK gene encoding glutamate/aspartate ABC transporter permease GltK: MYEFDWSSIPGAVPLLAKGMLISLEVTLTAIIVGILWGTVLAVLRMSNTRWIAWISAGYVNLFRSVPLVMVILWFYLIVPQALKSIFGSGIGDIRLTSALIAFALFEAAYYSEIIRAGIQSIPQGQIAAGQALGLTQNQTMRLIILPQAFRNMLPLLLTQAIILFQDTSLVYVIGLSDFFGTTYKVGDRDGRLVEMLLFAGAIYFVICFSISRIVKTLQKRYAR
- a CDS encoding amino acid ABC transporter ATP-binding protein, which codes for MIDIRSVSKWYGNFQVLSECTTSVAKGEVVVVCGPSGSGKSTLIKCVNGLEAFQQGDIVVNGTSVGDPRTNLSKLRAHVGMVFQHFELFPHMSIIENLCIGQTKVLGRRKDEAIDRGFKLLDRVGLKVQAEKFPGQLSGGQQQRVAIARALAMDPICMLFDEPTSALDPEMINEVLDVMVELAHEGMTMMCVTHEMGFARKVAHRVIFMDQGKIIEDAPKDIFFGTPRSARAQQFLSKILQH
- a CDS encoding SpoIIE family protein phosphatase, which produces MKVLAVDDNRTNLHILQVFLKKLGHEVILAENGEEAVHRFEHDAPDIVLLDIMMPIMDGFEAARRIKATSTERWTPIIFLSALNRDENLVEGLDSGADDYLTKPINFVVLEAKLRSMQRALGMQQESIDSLRRVQAISDNVIDAIITINELGLIASVNRAAERIFGWRSDELLGQNIKMLMPEPYHSEHDGYLSNYMGGKPAKIIGQEREVEALRKNGERFPVTLGVTEVLLENKRMFIGVVRDISEQKAAQQKLRENAGLLQAYYDQNQSEQQLAMRLMEQQLHRKGLQDSRLHYKVIPAENFSGDVVAASRSPEGRFYALLADATGHGLTAAISVLPVLALFYRMTKLNRSVKEIIQELNLQLKESMPLGRFVAATLLCLDEVQSNGEIWVGGTPEAFMFDRWGRTTRIFPSENLALGIVDNDFIECKPVQFSWEKESQLVLCSDGLLEAANKEGIQFGAQGLAAAAANTSPITRFSHIESALTRHLEGGVAADDISLMIIDCP
- a CDS encoding amino acid ABC transporter permease — protein: MSYHWNWQVFLQPSATGEGSYLAWLGEGLQWTILLSLSAWMIALLAGSIIGILRTAPNRWLSGIATAYVEIFRNIPLLVQLFIWYFVLPELLPVELGNAFKQTHPLIQQFFAAMLCLGLFTSARVAEQVRSGINALPQGQTAAGLAMGLTLPQVYRYILLPVAYRIIVPPLTSEFLNIFKNSAVATTIGLIELSRQAQQLVDYTAQPYEAFIAVTLLYVLINATVMYLMRRLEMRVRVPGYIGGK
- a CDS encoding glutamate/aspartate ABC transporter substrate-binding protein; this translates as MHFMKIASAAILAGAFASTPLLAQESATLKKIKETGSITLGHRESSIPFSYYDDKQQVIGYSHELMLKAVEGIKEQLKLSKLDTKLMPVTSANRITLVQNGTIDIECGSTTNNLERQKQVGFSTTIFVIGTRLMAKKDSGIKDFSDLTGKNVVTTAGTTSERLLRKMNEDKQMKMNVISAKDHGESFLTLETGRAVAFMMDDALLYGEMAKAKRASDWIVTGTAQSKEAYGCMLRKDDPEFKKVVDAALTKAMTSGEAEKIYSKWFMNPIPPKGLNLAMPLSDEMKAAFKNPNDKAFE